A portion of the Sabethes cyaneus chromosome 3, idSabCyanKW18_F2, whole genome shotgun sequence genome contains these proteins:
- the LOC128743150 gene encoding homeobox protein SIX3-like → MAVGPPTGGSGNPPQAPVQPHPILAPSPLFALPTLNFTASQVATVCETLEESGDIERLARFLWSLPVAHPNVSELDRSEPVLRARAIVAYHTGHFRELYTILERHKFTKSSHGKLQAMWLEAHYHEAEKLRGRPLGPVDKYRVRKKFPLPRTIWDGEQKTHCFKERTRSLLREWYLQDPYPNPTKKRELAQATGLTPTQVGNWFKNRRQRDRAAAAKNR, encoded by the exons ATGGCCGTTGGGCCACCGACGGGAGGATCAGGAAATCCTCCACAAGCACCAGTCCAGCCACATCCGATTCTAGCACCAAGCCCGTTGTTTGCCTTACCGACTCTGAACTTTACCGCGTCGCAGGTTGCGACCGTTTGCGAGACACTGGAAGAATCCGGCGACATCGAGCGGCTGGCGCGGTTCCTATGGAGCCTCCCGGTGGCTCATCCGAACGTTTCGGAGTTGGACCGATCCGAACCGGTGCTGCGGGCGAGAGCTATTGTCGCGTATCACACGGGGCACTTCAG GGAATTGTACACGATATTGGAGCGGCACAAATTTACCAAATCGTCACACGGAAAACTGCAGGCGATGTGGCTTGAAGCACACTATCACGAAGCGGAAAAACTACGCGGTCGACCGCTAG GTCCCGTCGATAAGTATCGCGTCCGGAAAAAATTTCCGTTGCCCCGGACAATCTGGGACGGCGAACAGAAGACCCACTGCTTCAAAGAGCGAACGCGGAGCCTGCTGAGAGAGTGGTATCTGCAGGATCCGTACCCGAATCCGACCAAGAAGCGGGAACTGGCGCAGGCCACCGGTCTCACGCCGACACAGGTGGGAAATTGGTTTAAAAATAGACGCCAACGGGATCGAGCCGCAGCGGCCAAAAATAGGTAA